One Melitaea cinxia chromosome 20, ilMelCinx1.1, whole genome shotgun sequence DNA segment encodes these proteins:
- the LOC123663309 gene encoding nose resistant to fluoxetine protein 6-like: protein MQELDTNHDHHKLPRLYHLDNYDRCLSQPEGLYCLGTFRLSAEKPNSAYRFLKEYSSEPRHFDRTLLHRGYCLSSRCPSSERNATRRFERCVETHALEPGLNATVQTYHCITPGQNEETDIPQRIFLIVVYVILCLNAVGTLYDYVAQGQGKNKFLMAWSMRANWQRMTTLHEDIDPRLAALAPLQGIRVLLLSLVMLVHSSDILHKVYLYNPEFFEQVLQHPATMLIRNGSSLVQSFVVLSNFLFAYSLLLHSKQRQFKYKHFPLFVLHRMARLTPVHLLAVGYAATWWARSGSGPQWDATVGAESLVCRKKFWAHAFYLHNFVQSDEHCLLQTWFLAVDMQLYILASILMLYLLQRKKNPIPLLILLFFLSCLLNAGLAYINEWKSLLYIMVPENVRTTFRGIPSFNQFYIAPWGSLPACIIGLLTAHIHYYMQENGYKVNKHKWFVWLAHASVPLHVAWVLAGLAMPRRAARAAAAAHVALERPVYALLGAVTLLGFANNVDIEPDASPHISGKLRTTLPVPDWFHRLTAWRGWALLARVSLAVLLLHWLVNMRLAAARHTLSELSVFSIGADLLSTAWWTCLGAIPVTLLVESPMKQSFNALLTYYL from the exons atgcaGGAACTAGATACAA ACCATGATCACCACAAGCTACCGCGTCTCTACCACCTCGACAACTACGACCGATGTCTCTCGCAGCCGGAAGGGCTCTACTGCCTGGGCACCTTTCGCCTCTCGGCTGAGAAACCCAACAGCGCTTATAGATTCCTCAAA GAATATTCCTCCGAGCCTCGTCATTTCGATCGGACCCTGCTTCACCGCGGGTACTGTCTCTCTTCCCGCTGTCCCTCCTCTGAACGCAACGCCACGCGCCGCTTCGAGCGCTGCGTCGAGACCCACGCCCTGGAGCCCGGTCTCAACGCGACCGTCCAGACCTACCACTGCATAACGCCAGGCCAAAATGAGGAGACAGATATACCTCAACGCATTTTTCTCATCGTTGTCTACGTTATACTGTGTCTGAATGCGGTTGGAACGCTGTATGATTACGTCGCTCAGGGTCAAGGAA AAAACAAGTTCCTAATGGCGTGGTCGATGCGAGCTAACTGGCAGAGAATGACCACTTTGCACGAAGACATCGACCCGCGGCTCGCAGCGCTGGCACCACTGCAGGGGATCAG AGTGTTGCTGTTGTCTTTGGTGATGTTGGTGCACTCATCAGACATCCTTCATAAAGTTTACCTCTACAACCCGGAGTTTTTTGAACAA GTCCTTCAACACCCTGCAACGATGCTGATAAGAAATGGATCATCCCTAGTGCAGTCCTTCGTCGTGCTCTCGAACTTTCTCTTCGCGTACAGCCTCCTGCTGCACTCGAAGCAGAGGCAGTTCAAATATAAGCATTTTCCCCTGTTTGTCTTGCACAGGATGGCTAG GTTGACCCCAGTGCATCTGCTGGCGGTGGGGTACGCAGCGACATGGTGGGCGCGCAGTGGCTCGGGCCCGCAGTGGGACGCCACCGTGGGTGCAGAAAGCCTCGTCTGCCGCAAGAAATTCTGGGCGCACGCCTTCTATCTTCACAACTTTGTGCAATCAGATGAACACTGCCTTCTACAGACTTG gtTTTTGGCGGTTGACATGCAACTATACATATTAGCGTCAATATTGATGCTATATCTGCTACAGAGGAAGAAGAACCCAATTCCTCTACTGATTCTGCTTTTCTTCTTGTCGTGCTTGCTGAACGCTGGACTGGCGTATATCAACGAATGGAAATCATTACTGTACATTATGGTACCAGA AAACGTCCGCACCACATTCCGCGGGATTCCCTCGTTCAACCAGTTCTATATCGCGCCGTGGGGCAGCCTGCCCGCTTGCATCATCGGCTTGCTCACCGCGCACATACACTACTACATGCAGGAAAACGGTTACAAAGTGAACAAACACAAG TGGTTCGTGTGGCTGGCGCACGCGTCGGTGCCGCTGCACGTGGCGTGGGTGCTGGCCGGGCTCGCCatgccgcgccgcgccgcgcgcgccgccgccgccgcgcacgTGGCGCTCGAGCGCCCGGTCTACGCGCTGCTCGGCGCCGTCACCCTGCTGGGCTTCGCCAACAACGTTGACA TTGAGCCTGATGCTTCACCACATATATCTGGTAAACTCAGAACTACACTGCCCGTTCCAGACTGGTTCCACCGGCTGACGGCGTGGCGCGGCTGGGCGCTGCTGGCGCGCGTGTCGCTGGCCGTGCTGCTGCTGCACTGGCTCGTCAACATGCGCCTCGCCGCCGCCAGGCACACGCTCTCCGAGCTCTCCGTCTTCTCCATC GGTGCTGATCTGTTGTCGACGGCTTGGTGGACGTGCTTGGGGGCAATACCAGTGACGTTGCTGGTAGAATCGCCAATGAAGCAATCCTTCAACGCGCTGCTCACCTACTACCTGTGA